In Acanthochromis polyacanthus isolate Apoly-LR-REF ecotype Palm Island chromosome 15, KAUST_Apoly_ChrSc, whole genome shotgun sequence, a single genomic region encodes these proteins:
- the prokr1b gene encoding prokineticin receptor 1b: MGDLNITHVAAASTEMHESLSEGKMDHYMDSYDMDYGIPLDEIPDTTQGQAFFVATIVIGMVLVCIMLVCGLGNFIFIATLTRYKKLRNLTNLLIANLAISDFIVAVVCCPFLVDYYVVKQLSWDHGLVLCASVNYLRTVSLYVSTNALLAIAVDRYMAIVHPLRPRMKYQTAYCLITGVWIVPILISIPSAYFASETMYPHGGSTPTTHKIFCAQIWPVDQQAYYRSYFLFIFAVEFVGPVIVMAMCYAQISRELWFKSVPGFQTEQIRKRLRCRRKTVMVLIGILTAYILCWAPYYGFTILRDFHPTLISRQKNSLVAFYIIECIAMSNSMINTFCFVSVKNNTVKYLKKIVLLRWRSTYAPSKTVDEMDMRTSCVPVTEEIECIHLR, from the exons ATGGGAGACTTAAACATCACCCACGTGGCAGCAGCTTCTACAGAGATGCACGAGAGTCTCTCAGAAGGCAAGATGGATCATTACATGGACAGCTATGACATGGACTATGGCATTCCTCTTGATGAGATCCCAGACACCACGCAAGGTCAGGCCTTCTTTGTGGCCACCATCGTCATCGGCATGGTCCTTGTCTGCATCATGCTTGTTTGTGGGTTGGGAAACTTTATATTCATCGCCACACTGACACGCTACAAGAAGCTCCGCAATCTCACCAACCTGCTCATCGCTAATCTGGCCATCTCAGACTTTATTGTGGCGGTGGTGTGCTGCCCGTTCCTGGTGGACTACTATGTGGTAAAGCAGCTTTCCTGGGATCACGGATTGGTGCTGTGCGCCTCTGTGAACTACCTCCGGACCGTGTCGCTCTACGTGTCCACAAACGCATTGCTCGCCATTGCAGTTGACAG GTACATGGCCATAGTCCATCCTCTGAGGCCTCGTATGAAGTATCAAACTGCCTACTGCCTGATAACGGGCGTCTGGATTGTTCCCATTCTGATATCAATCCCGTCTGCCTACTTTGCTTCTGAGACCATGTACCCTCATGGTGGCAGCACCCCAACCACTCACAAAATCTTCTGTGCCCAGATATGGCCTGTGGACCAGCAAGCCTACTACCGCTCCTACttcctgtttatttttgcagtggAGTTTGTTGGGCCTGTGATCGTCATGGCAATGTGTTACGCCCAAATTTCCCGTGAGCTGTGGTTCAAAAGTGTCCCGGGTTTCCAGACGGAGCAGATAAGGAAGAGGTTGCGTTGTCGCCGGAAGACAGTGATGGTCCTGATCGGGATCTTGACGGCGTACATCCTGTGCTGGGCGCCATACTACGGCTTCACCATCCTGCGAGATTTCCATCCAACACTCATCTCCCGCCAGAAGAACTCTTTGGTGGCCTTCTACATTATTGAGTGCATCGCCATGAGCAACAGCATGATTAATACCTTCTGTTTTGTCAGCGTCAAGAACAATACAGTCAAGTACCTGAAGAAGATTGTCCTGCTGCGATGGAGGTCAACATATGCCCCCAGTAAGACTGTGGATGAAATGGATATGAGGACCTCTTGTGTGCCTGTAACAGAGGAGATTGAATGCATTCACTTGAGATGA